One window from the genome of Polynucleobacter sp. MWH-Svant-W18 encodes:
- a CDS encoding AEC family transporter, whose product MLYVFNVVLPVFALILIGYVCGRTGKLGVSASIELNRFVVWLALPAQLFNFAATSGWQTLWQPEFIFAFLMSCFLVFILVLGVSWYRTHDLAASSFDGLSASYSNTGYMGIPLCALALGQDGLAPAIISTFIVFVMFALATVLIEVGMLSHKKSHEVILSVLKSLCTNPLLIAPVAGLLWAASEFQMYGPASQVIAFLAAAATPCALVSIGLFLTQKSDSLPAQAWSISFAKLIIQPLVAWCIAAQILDLPTLWVNAIVILSALPTGTGPFMLAQYYKADGSVISRVVLITTMGSLVTLSLFLWSNSRI is encoded by the coding sequence TTGCTCTACGTATTCAATGTCGTTTTACCCGTTTTTGCTCTCATACTCATAGGGTATGTTTGTGGCCGTACTGGTAAGTTGGGGGTAAGCGCCTCTATTGAGCTAAATCGTTTTGTGGTCTGGCTTGCATTACCAGCCCAGTTATTTAATTTTGCGGCAACTAGTGGTTGGCAAACACTGTGGCAACCAGAATTCATTTTTGCTTTCCTGATGAGTTGTTTTCTGGTTTTTATCCTCGTCCTTGGTGTGAGCTGGTATCGCACTCATGATTTAGCAGCATCGAGTTTTGATGGGCTATCTGCCTCTTACTCGAATACTGGATACATGGGCATTCCCCTCTGTGCATTGGCATTGGGGCAAGATGGTTTAGCGCCGGCGATTATTTCTACTTTTATTGTGTTTGTAATGTTTGCCTTAGCGACTGTGTTGATTGAGGTGGGCATGTTGTCGCATAAAAAATCCCATGAAGTCATACTGAGTGTTCTCAAATCTTTATGTACAAACCCTTTACTCATAGCACCAGTCGCAGGCTTACTTTGGGCTGCAAGTGAATTTCAGATGTATGGGCCTGCATCACAAGTAATTGCTTTTCTAGCGGCTGCTGCCACCCCCTGTGCCTTGGTCTCAATTGGTTTATTTCTGACGCAAAAAAGCGACTCCCTTCCAGCTCAGGCATGGAGTATTAGTTTTGCCAAACTCATTATTCAACCGTTGGTAGCATGGTGTATTGCTGCCCAAATTTTGGATTTGCCCACACTTTGGGTAAATGCGATTGTGATTTTGAGTGCATTGCCAACGGGGACGGGGCCTTTTATGTTGGCACAGTATTACAAAGCAGATGGGAGCGTGATTTCTCGTGTTGTATTAATTACTACTATGGGTTCCCTGGTAACACTCTCACTATTTCTATGGAGCAACAGTAGGATTTGA
- the maiA gene encoding maleylacetoacetate isomerase, with translation MQTKLYSFWRSSAAFRVRIALNLKGVDYAVIPVHLNKHGGDQQSAEYADKNPNRLVPLLDDGKNSIHQSLAIIEYLEEIHAEPALLPKVLVDRAWVRSLAMDIASDIHPITNLRVLRYLIKQLGISKENKDIWYQHWMHLGLESLEKQLGKDSRVGRFAYGDQPGLIDICLVPQLFNALSSQMDTSCYPTLMRIFGECMKLPAFIDASWENQIDAEGSNPTVAP, from the coding sequence ATGCAAACCAAGCTCTATAGTTTTTGGCGTAGCTCCGCCGCCTTTCGAGTTCGGATTGCTCTAAACCTCAAGGGCGTGGACTATGCAGTTATTCCGGTGCACCTAAATAAGCATGGTGGCGATCAACAATCAGCAGAGTATGCAGATAAAAATCCGAATCGCTTAGTTCCCCTACTAGATGATGGAAAAAATTCTATTCATCAATCGCTAGCCATTATTGAATACCTTGAAGAAATTCACGCTGAACCCGCTTTACTTCCAAAAGTGTTAGTGGATCGTGCTTGGGTGCGCTCACTCGCCATGGACATCGCCAGCGATATTCACCCCATTACCAACCTGCGTGTATTGCGCTATTTAATAAAGCAATTGGGTATCAGCAAAGAAAATAAAGATATTTGGTATCAGCATTGGATGCATCTAGGGCTTGAAAGTCTAGAAAAGCAGCTCGGCAAGGATTCTCGAGTAGGCCGCTTTGCTTATGGTGATCAACCGGGTTTGATCGATATCTGCCTTGTGCCCCAATTATTTAATGCCCTAAGCAGTCAAATGGATACTAGTTGCTACCCCACACTCATGAGAATCTTTGGTGAGTGCATGAAGTTGCCGGCATTTATCGATGCGTCCTGGGAAAACCAAATAGATGCCGAAGGATCAAATCCTACTGTTGCTCCATAG